The following proteins come from a genomic window of Labeo rohita strain BAU-BD-2019 chromosome 25, IGBB_LRoh.1.0, whole genome shotgun sequence:
- the mrps35 gene encoding 28S ribosomal protein S35, mitochondrial, whose product MAASITHPALSSLCKINCNINGLYSLISFSRRISISSVLSTSAVATETEGAGRGVRGQRRSKRQAGEPRTERMAVDQDWTAVYPTAAPFKPSAVPLPVRMGYPVKRGVPPAKKGNLELIKIPNFLHLTPVAIKKHCEALKQFCTEWPSALDSDEKCMKHFPIQVQSKESVSAGLSLRNPDARIVTLKVKLSSLNLDDHARKKMIKLSEERYCKDTDTLTITTDSCPLRQQNYDYAMYLLTVLYHESWKTEAWEQEKTRADMEEYEWEDSPSQKNILDTLLRMRPLGAKDEVEEGTRKELLGQPAVQEYKDTVLKLKNEGETEENLQKYKEAVKKLFNI is encoded by the exons ATGGCTGCGTCCATCACTCACCCTGCGCTGTCCTCCTTATGCAAAATAAACTGTAACATTAATGGATTATATAGTTTAATTTCATTCAGCAGGAGGATTTCAATCTCCTCTGTCCTCTCAACAAGCGCCGTGGCCACAGAAACAG AAGGTGCAGGTAGAGGTGTTCGGGGTCAGCGGAGGTCAAAGAGACAG GCTGGGGAGCCAAGGACTGAGCGGATGGCCGTGGATCAAGACTGGACCGCAGTTTACCCCACTGCGGCGCCCTTCAAGCCGTCTGCCGTTCCCCTGCCGGTGCGGATGGGATATCCCGTGAAGAGAGGCGTACCGCCTGCCAAGAAGGGCAACCTGGAACTAATAAAG ATTCCAAACTTTTTACACTTAACCCCGGTTGCCATTAAGAAGCACTGTGAGGCCCTGAAGC AATTCTGTACAGAGTGGCCGTCTGCCCTCGACTCAGATGAGAAATGCATGAAGCATTTCCCCATCCAGGTGCAGAGTAAGGAATCTGTATCCGCTGGATTGTCTCTGCGAAACCCAGACGCAAGGATAGTGACACTGAAG GTGAAGCTCTCCAGCTTGAATCTGGATGATCACGCCAGAAAGAAGATGATCAAACTCAGTGAAGAGCGATACTGTAAAGACACGGACACGCTCACAATCACCACAGACAG ttGCCCGCTGAGACAGCAGAATTACGATTATGCCATGTACCTCCTCACCGTGCTTTACCACGAGTCCTGG AAAACCGAGGCGTGGGAGCAGGAAAAGACACGTGCGGATATGGAGGAGTACGAGTGGGAAGACAGTCCGTCCCAAAAGAACATTCTGGACACACTCCTGCGCATGCGACCGCTTGGAGCGAAGGATGAGGTGGAGGAGGGAACCAGGAAGGAGCTGCTAGGGCAGCCGGCAGTGCAGGAGTACAAAGACACGGTGCTCAAACTCAAGAACGAGGGAGAGACCGAGGAAAATCTACAGAAATATAAAGAGGCTGTGAAGAAGCTCTTTAATATCTGA